A DNA window from Ranitomeya imitator isolate aRanImi1 chromosome 2, aRanImi1.pri, whole genome shotgun sequence contains the following coding sequences:
- the MFAP5 gene encoding microfibrillar-associated protein 5, translating into MPGLNTRHCCLLLLTVLAVVLPALGNVVVRRNSDDTTTTSPDTDDAGSKVTPTPGDCKEVKYPCTRVYSVQKPVKQCISYLCVTSVRRIYMINKEICTKIMCKEDEIMQEDKCRQLAGLPPRRLPEPQEPAEDETDGN; encoded by the exons ATGCCAGGACTGAACACTCGTCATTGCTGCCTGTTGCTCCTCACAGTTTTGGCCGTCG TTCTGCCGGCTCTGGGGAATGTGGTCGTCCGGAGAAATTCGG ATGATACCACCACTACGTCTCCAGACACAG ATGATGCTGGGAGTAAAGTGACTCCAACCCCTGGAG ACTGTAAGGAGGTGAAGTATCCCTGCACCCGCGTGTATTCGGTACAGAAGCCGGTCAAACAGTGCATCAGCTACCTGTGTGTCACCAG CGTCCGACGTATCTACATGATAAACAAGGAGATCTGCACGAAGATTATGTGCAAGGAGGACGAGATCATGCAAG AAGACAAATGCCGCCAGCTGGCCGGACTCCCTCCCCGACGCCTCCCTGAACCCCAAGAACCTGCTGAGGATGAAACTGATGGGAACTAA